The following are encoded in a window of Chitinophagaceae bacterium genomic DNA:
- a CDS encoding gliding motility-associated C-terminal domain-containing protein yields the protein MLKINVPGYRSYTWNTGAGNAVVEIRDPGIYSLTVTDFNNCTGSDSIILYETNCIPTGIPNAFTPNNDGKNDHFRPGLNVEVTGYLLQVFNRNGQLVFQSKEVGKGWDGRYKNQQLDPGTYVYVVKFRDREGKLYTFNGNISLIR from the coding sequence GTGCTGAAGATAAATGTACCGGGCTATCGCAGCTATACATGGAATACAGGTGCAGGCAATGCGGTAGTTGAAATAAGGGATCCCGGCATTTATTCTTTAACTGTTACCGACTTTAATAATTGTACCGGGTCTGATTCGATCATCCTCTATGAGACCAATTGCATTCCCACCGGCATACCCAATGCCTTTACACCAAATAATGATGGGAAGAACGATCATTTCCGGCCGGGTTTAAATGTAGAAGTGACCGGGTACCTCCTGCAGGTCTTTAACCGAAATGGTCAGTTGGTCTTCCAGTCAAAAGAGGTCGGTAAAGGATGGGATGGAAGGTATAAGAACCAGCAACTTGATCCGGGTACCTATGTTTACGTGGTAAAATTCAGGGACCGGGAGGGTAAACTTTATACCTTTAATGGCAACATAAGCCTGATCCGGTGA
- the pdhA gene encoding pyruvate dehydrogenase (acetyl-transferring) E1 component subunit alpha, whose product MATKFSKETYLYWYELMLLLRRFEEKTGQLYGMQKIRGFCHLYIGQEAVAAGCMTATNPDDKFITAYRDHALAIAKGVSAKSCMAELYGKATGCSKGKGGSMHFFGVKENFFGGHGIVGAQIGTGAGLAFAEKYRNSNNVVLCFFGDGAARQGMLHEAFNMAMLWKLPVVFICENNYYAMGTSVARTSNVLDIYKLADAYDMPSDSIDGMSPENVHNGVLRAVNRAREKGGPTLLEIKTYRYKGHSMSDPQKYRTKEELEEYKEKDPIEHVLKTLKDQYKVPDADIEVINDRVRTEVEESVKFAEESPWPDDSELLKDVYVQEDYPFIVD is encoded by the coding sequence TTGGCTACAAAGTTTTCCAAAGAAACTTATTTATACTGGTACGAACTGATGCTGCTTTTACGCCGCTTCGAGGAAAAGACGGGCCAGTTATATGGTATGCAAAAGATCCGTGGCTTCTGCCACCTGTACATCGGGCAGGAAGCGGTTGCAGCCGGTTGCATGACCGCCACCAACCCGGATGATAAATTCATCACTGCCTACCGCGACCATGCCCTGGCTATCGCTAAAGGCGTTTCGGCTAAATCATGTATGGCTGAGTTATACGGCAAAGCCACCGGCTGCAGCAAGGGAAAGGGTGGCAGTATGCACTTCTTTGGCGTAAAGGAAAATTTCTTTGGTGGGCACGGCATCGTAGGTGCACAGATCGGCACGGGTGCCGGGCTGGCATTTGCAGAAAAATACCGCAATTCAAATAACGTAGTGCTTTGTTTCTTTGGTGACGGCGCCGCCCGCCAGGGCATGTTGCATGAAGCCTTTAACATGGCCATGTTGTGGAAATTACCGGTAGTGTTCATTTGCGAGAACAACTACTATGCCATGGGCACTTCGGTAGCCCGTACAAGTAACGTACTGGATATCTATAAACTGGCCGATGCATACGATATGCCCAGCGACAGCATCGATGGCATGAGCCCGGAGAACGTACACAACGGTGTATTGAGGGCCGTGAACAGGGCCAGGGAGAAGGGCGGGCCTACTTTACTTGAAATTAAAACATACCGCTATAAAGGTCACAGTATGAGCGATCCGCAGAAATACCGTACCAAAGAAGAACTGGAAGAGTACAAGGAGAAGGACCCGATCGAACACGTGCTGAAGACCCTGAAGGATCAGTATAAAGTTCCCGATGCAGATATTGAAGTGATCAATGACCGGGTGCGGACTGAAGTGGAGGAATCGGTGAAATTTGCCGAGGAAAGTCCCTGGCCGGATGACAGCGAACTGCTGAAGGACGTATATGTACAGGAAGACTATCCATTCATTGTAGACTAA
- a CDS encoding SBBP repeat-containing protein, with protein MKSFPAIFAFLFGSLAVANGQSAKLEWASQMRGSSFDVCQALALDAAGNVYATGYFSTTTDFDPGTGVFDLRSVNAEDIFLAKYRPDGSLVWAKSIGDFRYQAGYALTLDSAGNIYMTGIFFGSLDFDPGPGVTTLGSAGNEDIFISKFDNNGNFVWARKIGGPSNDFSNAIVLDRSGNIYLNGYFDGTSDFDPGTGIYNMTSLGSTDIYICKLSNTGNFIWAKQIGGTLSEGAYSIGLDGQNNIYTTGFFWGTVDFDPGSNVYDLSSNGFGDGFILKLNANGGFVRAGRMGGDGRVRCTSLKPDNAGSILVTGYFDGNTDFDTGTGTNILSSPIGDEDVFVAKYDLNFNLVWVKHIIGPSFQRCFAVEADADNNVYATGHYNGSADFDPGPGTRILTATGDPDIFVLKLNTAGEFVWVAQGTGSFYGSGYTLKLDEQDNIFVAGTFEGTKDFDPGPDEYKLTSAGQSEIFIQKLRQCSNAAVTTDLTVNTCTSYTLNGRTYNSSGNYVHVVLNDLGCDSIIINLHLTISRATGTKSVRICQGQGYFAGGRLQTSTGVYYDTLKTNAGCDSILITSLTVDPLPKPTLGADRNLCEGQSIVLNPGTFNSYLWQDNSMQPVYAVTSTGTYRVTVTNEFNCSATARVIIKNIVPLPKDFYPGISHSAQAMC; from the coding sequence ATGAAAAGCTTCCCTGCCATATTCGCTTTCCTGTTTGGCAGCCTTGCCGTTGCAAATGGCCAGTCAGCCAAACTGGAATGGGCCAGCCAGATGCGTGGCAGTTCATTTGACGTATGCCAGGCACTGGCGCTGGATGCAGCAGGCAATGTTTATGCCACCGGCTATTTTTCCACCACTACTGATTTTGATCCCGGCACCGGGGTATTCGATCTTCGGTCGGTAAATGCCGAAGACATTTTCCTGGCCAAGTACAGGCCCGATGGCAGCCTGGTATGGGCAAAGAGCATCGGTGATTTCAGGTACCAGGCCGGCTATGCACTCACCCTCGATTCGGCCGGGAATATTTATATGACGGGTATCTTTTTTGGTTCACTTGATTTTGATCCCGGCCCGGGGGTGACCACTTTGGGTTCTGCCGGTAACGAAGACATATTCATTTCCAAATTTGACAACAACGGGAATTTTGTATGGGCCAGGAAGATCGGCGGCCCTTCCAACGATTTCAGTAATGCCATCGTACTTGACAGGTCCGGTAATATTTACCTCAACGGGTATTTCGACGGCACATCCGATTTCGACCCGGGCACGGGCATTTATAACATGACATCCCTGGGCTCAACCGACATCTATATCTGCAAACTCAGCAATACCGGGAATTTTATATGGGCAAAACAAATTGGCGGAACATTGTCGGAAGGGGCGTATTCCATTGGCCTCGACGGGCAGAATAATATTTATACCACCGGCTTTTTCTGGGGTACGGTGGACTTTGATCCCGGCAGCAATGTATATGATCTCAGTTCCAATGGCTTTGGCGATGGATTTATCCTGAAGCTGAATGCAAACGGCGGTTTTGTGAGGGCCGGAAGGATGGGTGGGGACGGAAGGGTACGTTGCACGAGCCTGAAACCGGATAATGCCGGTTCCATACTGGTGACCGGGTATTTTGATGGCAATACCGATTTTGATACCGGTACCGGGACAAACATATTGAGTTCACCCATTGGCGATGAAGATGTATTTGTGGCCAAATATGATCTCAACTTCAACCTCGTTTGGGTAAAACATATTATCGGCCCTTCGTTTCAACGTTGTTTTGCCGTGGAAGCCGATGCAGATAATAATGTGTATGCCACGGGCCATTACAATGGTTCGGCCGATTTTGACCCCGGCCCAGGCACACGCATACTTACCGCCACCGGCGATCCCGATATTTTTGTGTTGAAATTAAATACTGCCGGTGAATTTGTATGGGTAGCGCAGGGCACCGGTTCGTTTTATGGCAGCGGGTATACATTGAAACTGGATGAACAGGATAATATCTTCGTGGCCGGCACTTTTGAAGGGACCAAGGATTTCGATCCCGGCCCGGACGAATACAAACTCACTTCAGCAGGGCAAAGTGAGATCTTTATTCAGAAACTCAGGCAGTGTTCCAATGCCGCCGTTACTACAGATCTTACCGTCAACACCTGCACATCCTATACCCTCAACGGAAGGACATACAACAGCAGCGGCAACTATGTTCATGTGGTATTAAATGACCTGGGCTGCGACAGTATCATCATCAACCTGCATCTTACCATCAGCCGGGCAACAGGTACCAAATCTGTCCGCATCTGCCAGGGCCAGGGATATTTTGCCGGGGGAAGATTGCAAACCAGCACCGGCGTATATTATGATACATTGAAAACAAATGCCGGCTGCGATTCAATTCTTATTACCAGCCTCACGGTTGATCCTTTGCCCAAACCAACCCTGGGCGCCGACCGGAATCTCTGCGAAGGACAAAGCATCGTTCTCAACCCCGGCACTTTCAACAGTTATCTCTGGCAGGACAACAGTATGCAACCGGTTTATGCTGTAACATCCACCGGTACATACCGTGTTACCGTTACCAATGAATTCAATTGCTCCGCCACGGCAAGGGTCATCATAAAGAATATCGTTCCGCTGCCAAAGGATTTTTACCCGGGGATCAGTCACTCTGCGCAGGCAATGTGCTGA